DNA from Corynebacterium stationis:
GCACAAGAGGGATGCCGACAACATCGAGACGCGAAGATTAGGAATAACTACTCGGATAAGCGTCTGCAGATTGGAAGCACCCAGAGAAGAGGACGCAGAAAAGAGCGTGCGGAGATCCAGGGCTTTAACGCCGGCATCAATAGCCCGGTAACACAAAGGCATGGCGATGATGACGTACAGAGGTACCAAAGACCATAAGGAAATAAGGAAGCCAGGTGCCACGGCGCGGTAAAACTCCGAAACGCCAGAAACTAGAGCTACTGCTGGGATAACAATGGGAAGTACCGATAGAGTCTCAGCGGCTTTCGCTAGCTTCGGAGAATTCAGATTCAGATAAACAATGGTAGGAACTAGGAGAACCAACATAACCACGGTAGTTGCTACTGCGAGCAACAAAGTGTCCCGCAATGCGCGCCAGGCACGAGGGTTTTCGAAGGCTTCTACGAGCGGACCGAAAGTAAACCCTTCGCCGGGCCGCGAGAAGCCAAAGATGGCTGCGGCTACCCAAGGAGCGAAAAAGAAAACCAGCGCGATGATGAAGACCGCCGTAACAGCCGTAGAGTTGTTGGCCTTGTGAGCCGCTGGAGTTGGCACGGGAGTAATTAATTGCTGAGCCATTTATTGCTCCTTCGAGACAAAATCATGCGCAAACCCATAGAGACGATAATGATGAGCATCATCCAGGTAACCATTGCCGCAGCGAGGCTAGGGTTTAACAAAACATTTCCGCTGATGAGGAAGCCGATAACAATAGGGACCAAGTTCAGCGAACCACCTGCTAGCGCATAAGCAGTAGCGTATGCGGCAAAGGCATTAGCGAAAAGTAGCAGGACAGAGCCGAGCATCGAAGGCCACAACACCGGAAGAGCAATATCTTTGAGATATTGCGTGCGGGTTGCCCCTAAAGAAGAGGCCGCGTTGAACCATTCCTTTTTTAATCCGGCCATAGCGGGAAGCATGAGAACGGTCATCAAAGGAATTTGGAAATATAGATAGACTAGGGCAACTCCCCAGAAATCGGTAAGCGAGAATGCCTCAGAAAAGCCCGGGTAGAAGCGTTCTACGGCCTTGGTCATCAAACCTTGGGTACCCAGAAGCGCAACAAATCCGTAGGCCAACTGCACGCCACCAGATTGAGCAGCAAGAGCAGAAAAGCTATTGACCAGGCCATTGAGCCATTTTGGTCCCGCAGGAGTGGTGAGAGCCCAAGCGAGGACGAGACCGAGTACACCACCTACCACGGCGGTGAGAATGGACAGACCAAAAGTCAGTGCAAATGCTGATCGGTATCCGGTTCCCATTGCCTCTGTCATAGAAGCAGTCGATGGATTACCGGCCGGGTCCTGAAAAGCTTTTAAGACATTGGTCAGGATGGGAATAATGAGAAAAGCAGCAACGAATGCGAAGAAGGGGAGCGCACCAATGACACCAGAAAGAGAGTACGAGAATTTCTTCTGTTTAGGCGGAGCAGGTTGCTCCTGAACTTCAGGAGAAAGCGAAGGGGTCATTAGTACTTGACCTTTTGGGCCCATTCGGCGGCAATGACGCTATTAGCAGCATCGCCTTGCTCTGGGGTAGGAAGCTCAACCTTCTCCAAGATCTCTGGATCTGGGAGGTTGTCCAAGGCTTCATCGGAAAGCTTGCCTGCCTCAGCAAGTTCAGTAAAGCGCGCCGGGATTGCGCCGCCAAGAGCGTACTGCTCCGAACCTTCATCAGAGGTGAGCCAATCTACCCACAGGCGAGCAGCGTTTGGGTGTGGAGAAGAAATGGTAACTGGCTGCGCGTAGTAGTTACCGAAAACGCCATCTTCTAGAACGATGGTTTCAAAGTTGACCCCGTCTTTTTCCAACTGCTCAGCACGGCCAGCCCAGTTGTAATTCCAGTCAAAGACCACGGCTGCTTCACCGGTCGTTAATGCTGATGAAGCATCAGATACTGGTACCAAGTTGCCCATTTCTGCTAGTTCCGCGAAGTAGTCAATACCCGGCTGAATATCATCAAGGGATCCGCCGTTGGCTAACGAAGCCGCGAAGACTGTCGCGATTGAAGACGCTCCCTGGCGTGGATCACCAGGCAAAGCAACCTTTCCGCGGTATTGAGGATCCTTCAAATCCTCAAAGCTCGTGGGAACGTCAACTTCATCGGTGTTAACTGCAACGGAAAGCACGCCATAGTAAGCACCA
Protein-coding regions in this window:
- a CDS encoding ABC transporter permease, which translates into the protein MAQQLITPVPTPAAHKANNSTAVTAVFIIALVFFFAPWVAAAIFGFSRPGEGFTFGPLVEAFENPRAWRALRDTLLLAVATTVVMLVLLVPTIVYLNLNSPKLAKAAETLSVLPIVIPAVALVSGVSEFYRAVAPGFLISLWSLVPLYVIIAMPLCYRAIDAGVKALDLRTLFSASSSLGASNLQTLIRVVIPNLRVSMLSASLLCIALVLAEFAMASLLLHYTFPVFIVEVSRNNPRGIAALSFITILLTWALLSIISATSKADKTKNQKGD
- a CDS encoding ABC transporter permease; the encoded protein is MTPSLSPEVQEQPAPPKQKKFSYSLSGVIGALPFFAFVAAFLIIPILTNVLKAFQDPAGNPSTASMTEAMGTGYRSAFALTFGLSILTAVVGGVLGLVLAWALTTPAGPKWLNGLVNSFSALAAQSGGVQLAYGFVALLGTQGLMTKAVERFYPGFSEAFSLTDFWGVALVYLYFQIPLMTVLMLPAMAGLKKEWFNAASSLGATRTQYLKDIALPVLWPSMLGSVLLLFANAFAAYATAYALAGGSLNLVPIVIGFLISGNVLLNPSLAAAMVTWMMLIIIVSMGLRMILSRRSNKWLSN
- a CDS encoding ABC transporter substrate-binding protein, with the protein product MSIRHFFSRRTVTLGTATLLTSSLLVACGSASSETTDASAIGSDLDEIVSLAQDEGEVRLIAYPETWANYKGHFEEFEEKYGVDILVDSPDASSAEELEAVKNLRGQDNQPDVLDIGYSFTTPAKSQELVEEYRPSNWDSIPDNLKDPEGEWVGAYYGVLSVAVNTDEVDVPTSFEDLKDPQYRGKVALPGDPRQGASSIATVFAASLANGGSLDDIQPGIDYFAELAEMGNLVPVSDASSALTTGEAAVVFDWNYNWAGRAEQLEKDGVNFETIVLEDGVFGNYYAQPVTISSPHPNAARLWVDWLTSDEGSEQYALGGAIPARFTELAEAGKLSDEALDNLPDPEILEKVELPTPEQGDAANSVIAAEWAQKVKY